A stretch of Paenibacillus peoriae DNA encodes these proteins:
- a CDS encoding 50S ribosomal protein L25 yields MSSNGGSIQLTAQPRTEKKGSAIRGLRLKGRIPAVVYGSELEGTPVHVDAKEFNKVVKTGRSEVFNLTVEGGETIPVIIKDYQQRDNQWLHADFLKISKNKPLRVRVSIDYQGTPAGTKTGGILQVQETEVEVEGLPADLPSTIEVDVSALDVGDKLSASDLKLPKGVTLHVPEEELLASIIVPRAVEVENAAVEGDAAATEGAEEASENKES; encoded by the coding sequence ATGAGTTCTAATGGAGGAAGTATTCAACTGACCGCCCAGCCGAGAACAGAGAAGAAGGGTTCGGCCATTCGTGGATTGAGGTTAAAAGGACGGATTCCAGCTGTGGTTTACGGCTCTGAGCTTGAAGGAACCCCTGTACATGTCGATGCCAAGGAATTTAATAAAGTAGTCAAAACCGGACGTTCAGAGGTGTTTAACCTCACAGTAGAGGGTGGAGAAACCATTCCAGTTATTATTAAAGATTATCAACAGCGTGATAACCAATGGTTGCATGCCGACTTTCTGAAAATCTCCAAAAACAAACCGCTTCGCGTGCGTGTTTCTATTGATTATCAGGGTACACCTGCAGGTACAAAAACAGGCGGTATTCTGCAAGTTCAGGAAACGGAAGTTGAGGTCGAAGGTCTTCCGGCTGATTTGCCATCTACCATTGAGGTGGATGTATCCGCGCTGGATGTTGGCGACAAGCTGAGCGCTAGCGACTTGAAACTCCCTAAAGGAGTAACACTGCACGTCCCTGAAGAAGAACTGCTTGCTTCTATTATCGTTCCACGTGCAGTTGAAGTAGAAAATGCTGCTGTGGAAGGTGATGCAGCGGCAACCGAAGGCGCTGAAGAGGCTTCTGAAAACAAGGAATCCTAA
- a CDS encoding DUF454 family protein codes for MKPIYITLGFLFLALGVIGVVLPLLPTTPFLLLATFFFMRGSERIHQWFSNTSLYQKHLESFVQTRSLKLSTKITTLGLASTMLIIGFIFTPNVWGKTLIVLVILFKYYYFIFRIGTVRNAAAKITPSSSPAPTPKKKSKMVDSRLLGLVEHSRKYIVWGVLVQWIGLLGSIAAVLSMAFVMQQAWEGQVTRKLILSMTVIVIAAIAVRCLSNYAASMLSYRASVNAKKTLRSQIYSKLLKIGPAYTDHTSTSGVIQVAVEGVEQLETYFGRYMPQLFYSLLAPVTLFITLSFVSFKAAIILLICVPLIPVSIIVIMRMAKKLFRKYWGSYVNLGHSFLENVQGLTTLKMYGTDQDKHQEMNTAAEDFRKMTMKVLTMQLNSVAIMDLIAFGGAAAGVLVAVSEYSSGRIGLAGAIIIVLLSAEFFIPLRLLGSYFHIAMNGMAASDKIFQMLSTEDLIQGQKSIETTDIRLEQVSFAYDERDTLRNVSMDIPQGSFVSIVGESGSGKSTVAGLIVGHHEGYRGSLTIGGTELTDISEESRMRHMTWIGFNSYIFKGTVEANLKMGNEHADEQHMLEALRQVKLYDFILSEGGLEAELEEQGANLSGGQRQRLALARALLHDSRVYIFDEATSNIDSESEEGIMEVIHALAGQKTVILISHRLENVVQSDCIYVLQNGLVAESGTHQELLSKQGHYAEMYLSQHRMEQFVKGGAVYA; via the coding sequence GTGAAACCGATCTATATTACCTTAGGGTTTTTATTTTTGGCGCTTGGAGTTATTGGTGTAGTGCTACCATTGCTACCGACTACACCGTTTCTGCTGCTCGCGACCTTTTTCTTTATGCGGGGGTCCGAAAGGATTCACCAGTGGTTTTCGAATACCTCCCTGTACCAAAAGCATCTAGAGAGTTTTGTTCAAACAAGGTCGTTGAAGCTGTCTACGAAAATCACGACATTGGGCTTAGCGTCAACGATGCTGATTATAGGCTTTATTTTCACCCCTAATGTGTGGGGCAAAACGCTCATCGTCTTGGTCATCCTTTTTAAATATTATTACTTTATATTCCGAATCGGAACAGTGAGAAACGCTGCAGCAAAAATAACGCCCTCATCTTCACCTGCACCTACTCCAAAAAAAAAGTCTAAAATGGTCGACAGCCGTCTGCTCGGTCTAGTGGAACATTCTCGAAAATATATCGTATGGGGTGTGCTTGTGCAGTGGATCGGTCTTTTGGGGAGTATAGCCGCTGTGTTGTCTATGGCCTTTGTTATGCAGCAGGCATGGGAAGGACAAGTGACTCGCAAGCTGATTCTATCTATGACGGTCATTGTTATTGCTGCTATTGCAGTTCGCTGCCTGAGCAATTATGCAGCCAGTATGTTATCCTATCGTGCTTCGGTAAATGCTAAAAAAACGCTGCGCTCGCAAATTTACAGCAAGTTGCTGAAGATAGGGCCCGCATATACAGATCATACCTCCACCTCGGGGGTTATTCAGGTTGCTGTAGAAGGGGTAGAGCAGCTTGAAACCTATTTCGGTAGATATATGCCTCAGCTATTTTACAGTCTGCTTGCCCCCGTAACGTTATTCATTACCCTCTCTTTTGTCAGCTTCAAAGCAGCCATTATACTATTGATCTGCGTTCCCTTAATTCCAGTGTCGATCATTGTCATTATGAGGATGGCTAAAAAGCTTTTTCGGAAATATTGGGGTAGTTACGTCAATTTGGGCCACAGCTTTTTGGAGAATGTGCAAGGTCTGACTACGCTCAAAATGTACGGAACAGACCAGGATAAACATCAGGAAATGAACACAGCAGCTGAAGATTTTCGCAAAATGACGATGAAAGTGCTGACTATGCAGCTTAACTCCGTGGCCATTATGGATCTTATCGCATTTGGTGGTGCCGCTGCGGGTGTACTGGTCGCGGTAAGCGAATATTCTTCTGGACGAATTGGCTTGGCAGGAGCAATCATCATTGTTTTGCTGTCGGCAGAATTTTTTATTCCTCTGCGTCTTCTGGGTTCTTACTTTCATATCGCCATGAACGGAATGGCTGCAAGTGACAAAATATTCCAAATGTTGAGCACAGAGGACCTTATCCAAGGACAAAAAAGCATAGAAACCACAGATATTCGTCTGGAACAGGTGAGTTTCGCCTACGACGAAAGAGATACCTTACGAAATGTATCCATGGATATTCCCCAGGGCAGCTTTGTATCCATTGTTGGGGAATCAGGCTCTGGTAAAAGTACGGTAGCCGGATTGATTGTTGGGCATCACGAGGGGTATCGAGGAAGCCTGACGATTGGAGGAACCGAGCTTACCGATATTTCGGAAGAAAGCCGCATGCGTCATATGACCTGGATCGGTTTTAACAGCTATATTTTTAAAGGCACCGTGGAAGCAAATTTAAAAATGGGCAATGAGCACGCGGATGAGCAACACATGCTGGAAGCTTTGCGACAAGTGAAGCTGTATGATTTTATCCTCTCAGAAGGAGGTCTGGAAGCAGAACTGGAAGAGCAGGGAGCAAATCTGTCAGGAGGACAGCGCCAACGGCTAGCACTAGCCAGAGCATTGCTACATGATAGTCGTGTCTACATTTTTGACGAGGCCACTTCTAACATTGACAGTGAAAGTGAGGAAGGCATTATGGAGGTTATACATGCGCTGGCAGGTCAAAAAACAGTGATTCTTATCTCTCACAGACTGGAAAACGTAGTCCAATCCGACTGTATCTATGTGCTGCAAAACGGTTTGGTGGCAGAATCCGGAACACATCAGGAACTGTTGAGCAAGCAGGGACATTATGCGGAGATGTATCTCAGTCAGCATCGGATGGAACAGTTTGTAAAAGGGGGTGCAGTATATGCGTAG
- a CDS encoding amino acid ABC transporter ATP-binding/permease protein, translating to MRRPGLRIMGQLLVLAGPLLPVLLITIVTGVLGFVCAIGIIVFGALALLTATGITTGYTLSFLLTTIVVCAVLRGVFRYGEQMSGHYLAFKLLAVLRDKMLQALRRLAPAKLEGKDKGNLISLITSDIELLEVFYAHTIAPVMIGIITSLLMVFFIGSYEPLLGWLAALAYITVGLFIPLLTTRMGKRQGMEYRSSFGQLSSYFLDSLRGMKEIVQYGQGEQRLNEINRRTDQLDAKQKELKHHEGITRAVTDAAVVGFSFLMLLAGLYSMSKGQMDFTSMLISVIALFSSFGPVVALSNLSNNLLQTLASGERVLSLLEETPEVEENIDGMSVAFTGARVDKVTFSYDGQTVLNDVSLMIPHKRILGIQGKSGSGKSTLLKLLMRFRDPQQGEILLSGHDLKEIGTRHLRALQSYVDQHTFLFDDSIAANIKIGKPDATHEQVVEAARKASVHDFIMTLPQGYDSRVGELGDRLSGGERQRLGLARAFVHDASLLLLDEPTSNLDSLNEAIILKSLKEQQQDKTIVLVSHRSSTMRIADDIFQMDNRRLS from the coding sequence ATGCGTAGACCCGGTTTACGAATCATGGGTCAATTGTTGGTCTTGGCAGGACCTCTTTTACCTGTGCTGCTTATCACGATTGTTACAGGAGTGCTTGGTTTTGTATGTGCTATTGGCATTATAGTGTTTGGAGCCCTGGCTCTGCTTACAGCAACGGGCATCACGACAGGCTACACCCTATCGTTTTTGCTGACAACGATCGTGGTTTGCGCCGTACTGCGCGGCGTATTCCGTTATGGCGAGCAAATGAGTGGTCACTATCTCGCTTTCAAGCTGCTGGCTGTACTACGTGACAAGATGCTTCAAGCCCTGCGAAGACTCGCTCCAGCCAAATTGGAAGGCAAGGACAAGGGAAATCTGATCTCACTCATTACAAGTGATATTGAGTTGCTGGAAGTATTTTATGCGCATACGATAGCTCCTGTTATGATTGGCATCATCACCTCACTGCTCATGGTGTTTTTTATCGGTTCTTATGAGCCTCTGCTAGGCTGGCTTGCTGCGCTTGCTTACATAACCGTCGGTTTGTTTATTCCCCTACTTACGACACGTATGGGCAAGCGCCAAGGGATGGAATACCGGAGCAGCTTCGGCCAGCTGAGCAGTTATTTTTTGGACAGCTTACGTGGGATGAAGGAAATTGTGCAATATGGGCAAGGGGAACAACGATTAAATGAAATTAACCGTCGTACGGATCAGTTGGATGCCAAGCAGAAAGAGTTGAAGCATCATGAAGGCATCACAAGAGCAGTCACAGATGCAGCTGTAGTCGGATTTTCATTCTTGATGCTGCTAGCTGGATTGTATAGCATGTCTAAAGGACAGATGGATTTTACAAGTATGCTGATTTCAGTCATTGCTCTGTTTAGTTCATTTGGTCCGGTGGTCGCACTGAGCAATTTGTCCAACAATTTGCTTCAAACGCTGGCAAGCGGGGAACGAGTGTTGAGTCTATTGGAGGAAACTCCGGAGGTAGAGGAAAATATCGACGGGATGAGTGTCGCCTTTACTGGGGCACGAGTAGACAAGGTGACTTTTTCATACGATGGTCAAACGGTGCTGAATGATGTAAGTCTCATGATACCGCATAAGCGGATTTTAGGCATTCAGGGTAAAAGCGGCTCTGGCAAGTCTACACTGCTGAAGTTGCTGATGCGATTTAGGGACCCGCAGCAAGGTGAAATTTTGCTATCCGGACACGATTTGAAGGAAATTGGAACCCGGCATTTGAGAGCCTTACAGAGCTATGTAGACCAGCATACGTTCCTGTTTGATGATTCCATTGCAGCTAATATCAAAATCGGAAAGCCTGATGCTACACATGAGCAGGTGGTGGAAGCAGCACGTAAGGCATCCGTGCACGATTTTATTATGACCTTGCCTCAGGGGTATGACAGCCGAGTTGGAGAATTGGGGGACAGGCTGTCTGGTGGAGAACGTCAACGCTTGGGGCTGGCCAGAGCCTTTGTCCATGATGCGTCTCTCTTACTGCTCGACGAGCCTACCAGCAATTTGGACAGCCTGAACGAGGCCATTATTTTAAAATCGTTAAAGGAACAGCAGCAAGATAAAACGATTGTCCTTGTTTCGCACCGAAGTTCTACCATGCGGATTGCTGATGATATTTTTCAAATGGATAATCGAAGACTGTCCTGA
- a CDS encoding sensor histidine kinase gives MNALLEMLMQLFERAALLLICLFFITRIPRFKETLQKNSHSPAELAILTLIFCMFALFGTYTGIEVEGSLVNVRIIAIMAGGILFGPWVGIVTGIISGIHRYLIDIGGVTSIPCLITSILAGVVSGYIGRRVNRSKRWLVGIAAGMVCEALTMLLIMVMAQPHSLGVDIVSKIGLPMIIGEVSIGLIVLLIQSVEGEKENIAARQAKLALDIANKTLPYFRSINAESLHTICSIIKEDIKADAVAITDTRDVLAYVGFGEERYHIGDEIISDVTKSTIRSGKITIRNHIADDKTPQIQSLLIIPLEERGEVTGTLKIYYRKAYKITYPLQTMAIGLSQIISTLMEVSRVEQIKEAANKAELKALQTKINPHFLFNALNAIASTTRTKPDKARELIINLSGYLRYNLELNDDLIEIHKELQQVSDYVEIEKARFGNRLQVEYVMDEVSVRIPSLIIQPLVENAINHGILKKKGSGTVTISVKDRGEKVRISVADTGVGIRDDVVDNLYHDRVPAKQIGLYNVHRRLKLMYGEGVIILKHEPGTEVYFDIPKEKS, from the coding sequence GTGAACGCCTTGTTGGAAATGCTGATGCAGCTATTTGAGCGCGCAGCGTTGTTACTGATTTGTTTATTTTTTATTACACGTATCCCCCGATTTAAGGAAACCTTGCAAAAGAACAGTCATTCTCCGGCAGAGCTGGCCATACTAACATTGATTTTTTGCATGTTTGCACTGTTCGGCACCTACACCGGGATTGAAGTTGAAGGTTCGCTTGTTAACGTTCGAATCATAGCAATTATGGCAGGCGGTATTTTGTTTGGACCCTGGGTTGGGATCGTTACAGGTATTATATCGGGTATCCATCGTTATCTGATTGATATCGGGGGAGTGACCTCGATTCCGTGTCTGATTACGAGTATTCTGGCAGGTGTGGTGTCAGGATACATCGGCCGCCGGGTCAATCGTTCCAAGAGATGGCTGGTCGGTATCGCCGCAGGTATGGTCTGCGAAGCGTTGACGATGCTGCTCATTATGGTGATGGCACAACCCCATAGCCTTGGAGTGGACATCGTTTCCAAGATTGGTCTACCGATGATTATCGGAGAAGTCAGTATCGGTTTAATCGTTCTGTTGATCCAGAGTGTGGAGGGGGAAAAGGAGAATATCGCGGCCAGACAGGCCAAGCTGGCACTGGATATTGCCAACAAGACGCTGCCTTATTTTCGCTCCATTAATGCGGAATCCTTGCATACCATTTGTTCGATCATAAAAGAAGATATTAAGGCAGACGCGGTGGCGATCACGGATACCAGAGATGTGCTGGCCTATGTCGGTTTTGGCGAAGAGCGTTATCACATCGGAGATGAGATCATTAGCGATGTGACTAAATCGACGATCCGCAGCGGTAAAATCACGATCCGCAATCATATTGCAGACGATAAAACACCCCAAATCCAGTCCCTGCTCATTATCCCGTTAGAGGAGCGGGGAGAAGTAACCGGAACGTTGAAGATTTATTATCGCAAAGCTTATAAAATCACGTATCCGTTGCAGACGATGGCGATTGGCTTGTCTCAAATCATTTCCACGTTAATGGAAGTATCGCGTGTGGAGCAAATTAAGGAAGCGGCGAATAAGGCCGAGTTAAAGGCACTCCAGACTAAGATCAATCCTCATTTTCTGTTCAACGCGCTGAACGCCATTGCCTCGACGACACGCACCAAGCCGGATAAGGCCCGAGAGCTAATCATTAATTTATCGGGTTATCTGCGCTATAATTTGGAGCTGAATGATGATTTGATTGAAATTCATAAGGAGCTTCAGCAGGTGTCTGATTACGTAGAAATTGAAAAAGCGCGCTTCGGCAACCGGCTTCAGGTAGAGTATGTAATGGATGAGGTGTCTGTGCGTATTCCAAGTCTTATTATCCAGCCCCTGGTTGAGAATGCGATTAATCACGGAATTCTCAAGAAAAAAGGATCAGGTACAGTAACTATTTCTGTAAAGGATCGTGGAGAAAAGGTGCGTATTTCTGTGGCAGATACCGGGGTAGGTATACGCGATGATGTTGTGGATAACCTCTATCATGATCGGGTTCCGGCTAAACAGATCGGCTTGTACAATGTGCACAGACGGCTCAAGCTTATGTACGGCGAAGGAGTTATTATTCTAAAGCATGAGCCGGGCACCGAAGTTTATTTTGACATACCAAAGGAGAAGTCATGA
- the pulA gene encoding type I pullulanase — MSDFNQLKELEHTKYPIYEGYDLGLTYTPAGSKFKVWAPTAKQVHIALYSDAGAYDQEGNVQEHGGGQEFLMIRDDQGVWSIELEGDWNKYYYMYRLEWADNTVHYAADPYATAVSANGQRTAIIDLAQTNPDGWELDAGPTLKRPTDAILYEVHVRDFSMDTYFNTGKKGLSAAQGRFEAFTYTGLKDPEGNSIGLDHLLELGITHVHLLPVADFHTVNDFAELDTEYNWGYDPQHYNVPEGSYSSNPADPEARIRELKLLVQSLHSAGIGVIMDVVYNHTYSVEQGPFEPVVPGYYYRTDEQGQLTNGSGVGNEVATERPMVRKYIKDSLRYWAEEYHIDGFRFDLMGLIDTPTVVQLTQELRSEVRPDLLIYGEPWTGGESPQPLLTLKGTQRDKGFAVFNDNYRSAIKGDSDGTGSGFATGAEHQEEQVLKGAFGAIHDFTAQPSETVNYVTAHDNLNLWDKILTVRHLREHCRFPQWEQGKPQDGRTPEHAVAEADPYGELDENNLLEDETVRKSLLANGMVLTSQGIPFIHAGDELLRSKYGDHNSYRSSDVVNAIHWDNKARFRPVFDYYQGLIALRRSHPAFRMDQRELVEQHMEVLQSSGHVVAFALRHHANGDAWNHIVVIYNGSDTEQTIVLPAESDRWHVVVDAHGAGNETRYEVVGHRVTVSRWSMMVLYDQEEPARVSFLTEQDQANRQAENELEDSDEGTDQEIAGTAMALTDVQLGNDNEVAPFRTIELIYERTDRQYTGWNVWVWGTGHRDGHVEFRDLDDGRAIARIQVAPDIQRIGYIVRLNHWDAKDVEADRYIDIDQNQSVMQVLIHSGREEYLLLVNDNRAG, encoded by the coding sequence ATGTCAGATTTCAATCAGCTTAAAGAGCTTGAGCACACAAAATATCCCATATATGAAGGCTATGATTTGGGTCTTACTTATACGCCTGCGGGCAGCAAGTTCAAGGTATGGGCCCCGACTGCGAAGCAGGTCCATATAGCGTTGTATAGCGATGCAGGGGCGTACGATCAGGAGGGGAACGTTCAGGAGCACGGCGGGGGCCAGGAATTTCTCATGATCCGTGATGATCAAGGGGTATGGTCTATAGAGCTGGAAGGTGACTGGAACAAATATTATTACATGTACAGGCTGGAGTGGGCGGACAACACTGTTCATTATGCTGCCGATCCATATGCCACAGCGGTATCAGCCAACGGGCAACGTACAGCGATCATTGATTTGGCTCAAACCAACCCGGATGGATGGGAATTGGATGCGGGGCCTACCCTTAAGCGGCCGACGGATGCCATTCTCTATGAGGTTCATGTGCGTGATTTTTCGATGGATACCTATTTTAATACAGGGAAAAAAGGCTTATCTGCTGCTCAGGGACGGTTTGAGGCCTTTACGTATACGGGATTGAAGGATCCTGAGGGGAACAGTATCGGGCTGGATCATCTGCTGGAACTGGGCATTACACATGTTCATTTGCTTCCGGTAGCTGATTTTCATACGGTGAATGACTTTGCGGAATTAGATACTGAATATAACTGGGGCTATGATCCCCAGCATTATAATGTGCCGGAGGGGTCTTATTCTTCCAATCCGGCTGATCCGGAGGCACGTATACGAGAGCTGAAACTGCTGGTACAGTCTTTGCATTCTGCCGGCATCGGTGTCATTATGGACGTTGTATACAACCATACGTATTCGGTGGAACAGGGGCCATTTGAGCCTGTTGTACCTGGATATTATTACCGCACGGATGAACAAGGGCAGCTCACCAATGGATCAGGTGTAGGCAATGAGGTGGCAACCGAACGTCCGATGGTGCGCAAGTATATCAAGGATTCACTACGCTATTGGGCAGAGGAATATCATATAGACGGCTTTCGATTTGATCTGATGGGTCTGATTGATACACCAACCGTGGTGCAGCTTACGCAAGAACTTCGCTCTGAAGTGCGTCCGGATCTGCTGATCTATGGTGAGCCTTGGACGGGAGGAGAATCTCCACAACCCTTGCTTACGCTAAAAGGAACACAACGGGACAAAGGCTTTGCTGTTTTTAACGACAACTACCGTTCTGCTATTAAGGGGGATAGCGACGGTACTGGAAGCGGGTTTGCCACGGGGGCAGAACATCAGGAGGAGCAGGTGCTCAAAGGTGCTTTTGGGGCTATTCATGATTTCACAGCTCAGCCATCGGAGACCGTCAATTATGTAACTGCCCACGATAATCTCAATCTGTGGGATAAAATTTTGACGGTAAGACATTTGCGGGAGCACTGTCGTTTTCCACAATGGGAGCAGGGGAAGCCACAGGATGGGAGGACACCTGAACATGCTGTTGCCGAAGCAGATCCGTATGGGGAACTGGATGAAAATAACCTGCTAGAGGACGAAACCGTGCGCAAGTCCCTGTTGGCCAACGGCATGGTACTCACATCTCAAGGTATTCCTTTTATTCATGCAGGGGATGAACTGTTGCGCTCCAAATATGGAGACCACAATAGTTACCGGAGCTCAGATGTGGTCAATGCCATTCATTGGGATAACAAGGCGAGGTTTCGCCCCGTGTTTGATTACTACCAAGGCTTAATTGCTTTGCGACGCAGCCACCCAGCATTCCGAATGGACCAACGTGAGCTGGTGGAGCAGCACATGGAAGTGCTGCAAAGCAGTGGGCATGTGGTGGCCTTTGCTTTGAGGCACCATGCTAACGGCGATGCCTGGAATCATATTGTGGTGATTTATAACGGCTCGGATACGGAGCAGACGATAGTATTGCCTGCGGAATCGGATCGTTGGCATGTGGTCGTGGACGCACACGGGGCTGGTAATGAGACACGGTATGAAGTCGTAGGCCATCGTGTAACTGTATCGCGCTGGTCAATGATGGTGTTATATGATCAGGAAGAACCTGCACGAGTCTCCTTTTTGACTGAACAAGATCAGGCTAATCGTCAGGCGGAGAACGAATTGGAAGACTCGGATGAGGGAACAGATCAAGAAATTGCAGGTACAGCCATGGCTTTGACAGATGTGCAGCTTGGAAACGATAATGAAGTCGCTCCATTTCGTACGATTGAACTGATCTACGAGCGTACGGATCGGCAATACACTGGCTGGAACGTATGGGTATGGGGAACTGGGCATCGCGACGGACATGTCGAATTTCGGGATTTGGATGACGGTCGTGCAATAGCGCGTATTCAGGTGGCTCCTGATATACAGCGAATTGGCTACATTGTCCGGCTTAATCACTGGGATGCCAAGGATGTTGAGGCAGATCGATATATTGATATAGACCAGAACCAGTCTGTGATGCAGGTACTGATTCATAGTGGCAGAGAAGAATATTTGTTACTGGTAAATGATAATCGGGCCGGTTAG
- a CDS encoding methyl-accepting chemotaxis protein has product MDRTSELLWQRNKLVIIIFWIMALSGIVPALSNPSMWVSNGVGFVVAAVLTILNVKKKGIRLIPWITTFFSVLMCIFLNLSNVEVGTTILICSLFLLYPSYRYFLVAMTLNLCNIFVQITIGTPPIPPATGSLRYVHEFIIVLLIGLLLLVVSVLNQKQFKKSEEQNKDIDATRQRIEFLFEQVRQAVAGLHSFTERFRNQVDATGSVTNEVAIGFQEVAKGVEMQASNITEVTDNLAQSDQHVREVADHSRELKQLSEDTKNAGDRGSSQLLALTSQIKDLGQVMSRTKEELDEFRVQSDNMSAMLKDITQISKQTNLLSLNASIEAARAGEHGKGFAIVAGEVRNLAEMVGNTSVAMEAILTQLRTQMDSVVSQFDMGQHRLQQSMESAHSTEIVLEDILQNANKVLMQAVDVENSTNSMQQYSSQVVQEMTEFSSVTEQASAASEQILAGVEEQRNITSNMVTGFSELEALIIQLKELVHDQKEYNSPTEISKSK; this is encoded by the coding sequence ATGGACAGAACGAGTGAATTGTTGTGGCAAAGAAACAAATTGGTGATCATTATTTTTTGGATTATGGCCTTGAGCGGCATCGTCCCGGCATTATCTAATCCCTCGATGTGGGTATCTAATGGTGTAGGATTTGTAGTCGCGGCAGTTTTAACGATCCTGAATGTGAAAAAGAAAGGAATCCGCCTTATTCCGTGGATTACTACGTTTTTTAGCGTATTAATGTGTATATTTTTGAACTTATCTAACGTCGAGGTAGGGACCACCATATTAATTTGCTCTTTGTTTTTGCTGTATCCGTCTTACCGGTATTTTCTGGTAGCTATGACCTTAAATCTCTGTAATATATTTGTGCAAATAACAATCGGTACGCCCCCAATTCCCCCGGCTACCGGTTCTTTGCGCTATGTGCATGAGTTTATTATTGTTTTACTCATTGGTTTGCTACTGTTAGTGGTATCGGTGTTAAATCAAAAGCAGTTTAAGAAAAGTGAAGAGCAAAATAAAGATATCGATGCTACAAGGCAACGAATTGAATTTCTGTTTGAGCAAGTTAGACAAGCAGTGGCTGGATTGCATAGCTTTACAGAACGATTCAGGAATCAAGTAGATGCGACGGGCAGCGTGACAAATGAAGTCGCTATCGGATTTCAGGAGGTTGCCAAAGGGGTAGAAATGCAAGCTTCGAATATCACCGAGGTTACGGATAACTTGGCTCAATCTGACCAGCACGTGCGAGAGGTAGCTGATCATTCCCGAGAACTGAAGCAGCTTTCCGAAGATACGAAAAATGCCGGGGACAGAGGGAGCAGTCAACTGCTTGCATTGACGTCTCAAATTAAGGATTTGGGTCAAGTCATGAGTCGTACCAAAGAAGAACTGGACGAGTTTAGAGTACAAAGTGATAACATGTCTGCCATGCTTAAAGATATTACTCAAATCTCGAAACAAACTAATTTGCTGTCCTTGAATGCATCCATTGAGGCCGCCAGAGCGGGAGAGCATGGAAAAGGATTTGCCATCGTAGCTGGCGAAGTGCGTAATTTGGCTGAAATGGTAGGGAACACCTCGGTGGCGATGGAAGCTATTTTGACTCAACTGAGAACTCAGATGGATTCTGTCGTAAGCCAATTTGACATGGGACAGCACAGGCTACAGCAAAGTATGGAATCGGCACATTCGACCGAAATTGTACTGGAAGACATCCTGCAAAACGCCAATAAAGTGCTGATGCAGGCCGTGGATGTGGAAAACAGTACGAATAGCATGCAGCAGTATTCATCTCAGGTTGTTCAAGAGATGACGGAATTTTCAAGTGTAACGGAACAGGCGAGTGCAGCATCAGAACAAATTTTGGCTGGAGTAGAGGAACAACGAAATATAACCTCCAATATGGTGACCGGGTTTAGTGAGCTAGAGGCGTTGATTATCCAATTAAAAGAACTGGTACATGATCAGAAGGAGTACAACAGTCCTACCGAAATCAGCAAAAGCAAATAA